Proteins encoded by one window of Salicibibacter halophilus:
- a CDS encoding FtsW/RodA/SpoVE family cell cycle protein, producing MIKTELKVKTGDEDVRPYNNEKQYDINMMFVLFIFAVVSCFYVFLAQQQEQYDTNFVIMQIAFYIISFLIAFVVLHFDFEYYLNLHWIFYGFGIFMLIVLVLAPDSIAPETEGATRWFNIGPINLQPSEFMKVFVIITLSSVIYRHNNMFTPKEFRSDIWLLAKMGAVILPPIILLYFQPDMGMIMMMVAIAIGLTLVSGISYKLLSVLYGVPAFLFGSFIVAYFRFPEVVQRLLFDHMRDYQVNRFHGWLQPLEYSDDGFQVAQAMTAIGSGGLTGSSEHNVYFPEAHTDLIFAVIGMETGFIGTAIVITLYFILFYQIMMTAIRSHHSFGTYICAGVIALFTFQVFQNIGMNIGLLPVTGFTLPLISYGGSSLLSSLLALGLVLGVRYHSKSYFFEEE from the coding sequence ATGATTAAAACAGAATTGAAAGTAAAAACAGGGGATGAAGACGTGAGACCGTATAATAACGAAAAGCAATACGACATCAATATGATGTTCGTGCTGTTCATTTTTGCTGTCGTGAGTTGTTTTTATGTCTTTTTGGCTCAACAACAAGAGCAATATGATACAAATTTTGTCATCATGCAAATCGCATTTTATATTATTTCATTTCTTATCGCGTTTGTTGTATTACACTTTGATTTTGAGTACTATTTGAATTTGCACTGGATCTTTTACGGTTTTGGGATATTTATGTTAATCGTATTGGTGCTTGCGCCTGATAGTATCGCTCCGGAAACAGAGGGGGCGACAAGGTGGTTTAACATTGGTCCGATTAACCTTCAACCATCGGAGTTTATGAAAGTGTTTGTCATTATCACCCTTAGTTCGGTTATTTATCGGCATAACAATATGTTCACGCCTAAAGAGTTCCGGTCGGACATATGGTTGCTTGCGAAAATGGGAGCCGTTATTTTGCCTCCGATTATTTTATTATATTTTCAGCCGGACATGGGCATGATCATGATGATGGTCGCGATCGCTATCGGATTAACCCTGGTGTCAGGGATTTCCTACAAGCTGCTTTCCGTTTTGTATGGAGTGCCCGCGTTTTTGTTTGGCTCCTTTATCGTTGCTTATTTCCGCTTTCCGGAGGTTGTGCAACGGCTATTGTTTGACCATATGAGAGATTACCAGGTCAATCGTTTTCACGGGTGGCTGCAGCCGCTGGAATATTCGGATGACGGTTTTCAAGTGGCACAAGCGATGACCGCGATCGGTTCGGGCGGGCTGACCGGCAGTTCCGAACACAATGTCTATTTTCCCGAGGCCCACACGGATTTAATTTTTGCCGTTATCGGGATGGAGACCGGATTTATCGGAACCGCGATTGTGATCACCCTTTATTTTATTTTGTTCTATCAAATTATGATGACAGCCATCCGCAGCCATCATAGTTTTGGCACATATATCTGCGCGGGAGTCATTGCCCTTTTTACGTTCCAAGTATTTCAAAACATTGGCATGAACATTGGTTTATTGCCTGTTACCGGGTTTACGTTGCCGCTCATAAGCT
- a CDS encoding polysaccharide deacetylase family protein produces the protein MKKKWMFLILLSLISYGIGSGAVQADHDDDPPSLRGGSEEDVRNPDPVSIMELQMQFPGVVFFQGDPASNQIALTFDDGPDPRFTEPILDTLQFHDVPATFFVMGARAETYPEFLERMDEEGHDVGNHTFWHPNLAEESVEQMEWEVEQTEEVVEDVIGYRPRLFRPPYGNVTVEQTERLAALDNVVIGWSVDSMDWEQIPAGEIVENVLDHTGGGDIMLMHDGGDWTQEIQTPEALNDVITELQEQGYEFVTVSTMFDIPREK, from the coding sequence GTGAAGAAAAAATGGATGTTTTTAATTCTGCTATCTTTAATAAGCTATGGGATTGGATCGGGCGCAGTCCAAGCGGATCATGACGATGATCCTCCGTCCCTCCGCGGTGGAAGTGAAGAAGATGTTCGGAACCCGGACCCTGTTTCCATTATGGAGTTGCAAATGCAATTTCCAGGGGTTGTGTTTTTCCAAGGGGATCCGGCGAGTAATCAGATTGCGCTTACGTTTGACGATGGCCCTGATCCTCGTTTTACCGAGCCTATTCTTGACACTTTGCAATTCCATGATGTCCCGGCCACTTTTTTTGTGATGGGGGCACGGGCGGAAACTTATCCGGAATTTTTAGAGCGGATGGATGAGGAAGGGCATGATGTTGGCAACCATACTTTTTGGCATCCGAATCTGGCTGAGGAAAGCGTGGAGCAAATGGAATGGGAAGTGGAACAGACGGAGGAGGTCGTCGAAGATGTGATTGGCTATCGGCCGCGTCTGTTTCGCCCGCCGTATGGCAATGTGACCGTAGAGCAAACCGAAAGGCTCGCGGCACTGGATAACGTGGTCATCGGCTGGTCCGTTGATTCAATGGATTGGGAACAAATCCCCGCTGGTGAAATTGTCGAAAACGTCCTTGATCACACCGGCGGGGGTGACATCATGCTCATGCACGACGGCGGCGATTGGACACAGGAGATCCAGACGCCCGAAGCGTTAAATGACGTTATTACCGAGTTGCAAGAACAAGGATATGAATTCGTAACGGTATCGACGATGTTTGACATTCCGAGGGAAAAATGA